From the Debaryomyces hansenii CBS767 chromosome F complete sequence genome, the window TGAGGTGGTTCAGACGAATCTGTATCTAAATCATCGACATTTTTGGCATCGCTAGACatcttattatttataggTTTATCTGAAACTTGTTCAATGTTCAATAGTTTCTTTAGTTTTGAAACATCAACACGGTCTTCGTTGAACTTGTGAGTGTCGAATGGGAATAATCCTCTTGGAGTATCGTATGTAACATGGAAATTACCAGTATACGGTAAGCCAATCTGAGAACCAtttggtaatttttcaaggGCATAACCTGGCTTGAAATTAGGATTAacttgataatttattaacccccatttattcaaaaaccTATGAACTCTCATGAGTGTTCCAACATCACCAACCAAGTTACGACGACATGACGTTAAAGTAAGATACTCATTTGGGTTCAACCTATATGAATTTATCATGAAATTACGGtaattgatataaatttttggaGATTTTGACGGGTGGGTAGTATCGAAAAACTCTGGTAAGGACTCCTTTTCAATCTTATGAATCTTGCTCATATTGAACCAGCTACAGTACGATGGTAATATTATAGCATGTGTCTGGTCGATTGGTGTTTGATTTTCGGCATCTTTGACTTTGTCGtcatcatcctcatcatcatcaccttcatcatccttatcttcatcatccttATCCTCATCCTTATCGTCTACGTTTTCATCtctatcttcttctttatacTGTTCGTCCTTTTTCTCTTCGTCCTGCTCGTcctttttctcttcttcgtcgtcaGCTTCATCCTTCACTTTCTCCTCTATATCTTGCGTGTGATTGTCTTCTATGTCTTGGACCGCTTCggatttttctttttcagaTTCGTCATTTTGTATTTCCTCTTTGTCGGATTCTTCTTGTGGTTCCTTATCATCCTGAACTTCATCTACATCCATAGGTTCATTCTTACTTGGTGCATCAGAATCGTTCTGCTCTTCTCGCAGTTCGTCTTCTTCCTTTACCTCCGAGTTTTTTTCAACCGAATTCTTAATATCTTGGTTTCCTGTGTCTTTGTCACcagtttcatcatcattagaTTTAGCCGCATCTGATAAATTGTCTCCTTCCATGTCAACATCGCTATTTTCTTCAGAAGCACCAGTTTCGGGTTTAGCACCTTCTTCGGCTACTTCAGGTGCCTCCGAACCCTGTTTCTGAGATCCTTCCGGAGAGCCTGCTACTATATCGTCATCTTTGTCTTCCTGTAAATGATCCAAATGTTCATCTGAACTCATTCTTGCAAATTGTGCTTGCTATCGTGCAATGTGGTATGGGAAATAGTCGTTATACGTTCTGTCAAAACAAAGGTGATAACCAGCCGTTTTCTATTAATGCTATGTTGTATGCTATCGTTTACAAATACTGTATTCAATTAATACCGCCAATATACTATAATACACTTCCTGCGATACGTGACAGCGCTATTTCGATTCTCACTTTAATAACGCGTTAATTAATGTATGTATTTCCTTGAAAATCCACTATTTGTGTAAATTACcttatattatcaatataacACTCTCCTAGTACTACTACTCGATGTATTAAAAGGTTAAGGCTCTTAGAGATATTAATTAGGCGGTATTAATACGCTCTCATTTTTCGTTGTTGATTTTTTGTAGGACCGTCTGCCATTTGTCGTGTACCTCGAAAAATCAGCCTATGTGCGGTTAACTACTACTATAGAGCTTACATACTGAGGatggaattaattaaagCTCCAATAGCGACTataaattgttcaaataGCAATGAGTatggagaagaagaaaaagaagaaaaaaaataaacgGCCTGTCAGAATGCATTGGAGTGAAACTTAAATCctaaataaaaataaaaaaaataatccGCCGGATCCTAGACTTGCCAACGTCATATCCATTGGCCACCTTGCATAATAGTTGGGTTTGTAGTTACACCTTGCATTATCAGCCGAGAAGATGGAGAATAATAGTGAATGCTTTTGTGACTTAACCCGACCGAATTTTAGCAATGACCCCTCTACCAATCGAGTAATTGGTTATTCTAATCCTGGAGGCTTGTGGGATCTGCGACTCCTTATGGGGACCCATCTTGTTGACCCGGGCTTTCCATCCGTTTTGTCTGATTATTTTTTCCCATCCCAGGGGCTTGTCTTCTACCCTCTATGCGAATATCGCCCATACCGTCCAGCTCGAGACGCATCGTACTTTTAATATACCCGTCTGTAGATGCATGCCGCGTATCTAGTCCACTCCCACTGCAGTCCTCGCTCCGataagaataaaatttgGCCTGTTTTGCATCAAATTGTCCCTATGCTCCGCAGCCGGTCGCACTCGTATTTTGCACCATTGCCCGTTACGCCAATTTTTCCCTAAATAAGCAAATGCCTCCCCTACGTATAACCCACGTCACCACCACACCTGGCGCAAAACACACATATATAGTCAGCTACATCTATTTGTCAACCCCTACCGTATCGTGTCTCCAGCTTTACACACATCACGTCCTACAATCAAAGTATACGTCTTCCTGCGtgttctttttcattcCATCTCTATACCAATAAACTTGGCTACCACCGAATGCACATGAACTTGGAGTGGTCAGCGCTCATACTGAAACCTGACGTACTTCCTTTGTTATCATCCACTAGACCGCCGAAAGACCCTATAAGCTGAGATTTTCGATGAATCATGTGAGTAGAGGGTATGAACCCTATTGTGACTGTTTTTCGCGACCTCCCAGATCCCGCATTTTCGACAATCCATAGGTCTGCTTATGTAATTGTCCGCTCGGATTAGTGTGAATACTAACACTGCGATCGTCCGCTGTACGCAGGCAGGAACTCTCAGttggataatgaaaattttcatgaaaaattaaagtaAATTTAAAGGTATTATACTATCACCAAAAGTTTAGTTTAGACAGATCAATTAAAATGGTTCGTTACGCTGCTACATCTGCTAACCCAGCTAAATCAGCTTCTGCTCGTGGTTCATACTTAAGAGTTTCTTACAAGAACACTCGTGAAACCGCCCAAGCCATCAGCGGATGGAAGTTGGAAAGAGCTCAAAAATACTTAGACCAAGTCTTAGATCACCAAAGAGCCATCCCATTCCGTCGTTTCAACTCATCCATTGGACGTACCGGTCAAGGTAAAGAATTTGGTGTCACCAAGGCTAGATGGCCAGCCAAGTCCGTTAACTTCATTAAGGATTTATTAAGAAACGGACAAGCTAACGCTGAAGTATGTATATTTGAAGACACTAGGAACACACACACATGAACGCAATGCGAATAGAATACTAACATATATATAGTCCAAGGGTTTAGACGCCTCTAAATTGAAGGTTTCCCACATTCAAGTTAACCAAGCTCcaaaacaaagaagaagaacttACAGAGCTCACGGTAGAATTAACGCTTACCAATCTTCCCCATGTCACATTGAACTTATCTTAACCGAAGAAAACGAAGCCGTTGAAAAGGCTGACGACTCCAAGAAGGTCAGATTAAACGTCAGACAAAGAGGTAGATTAGCTACTCAAAAGCGTGTGACTGCTGCTTAAACTTATTGgaataaattataattcaaacGTTAGGTTtataatcatcaatattttaaGTTAAAATTTCTATGACATTATGTTTAATTTATAAGAAGTTTTATTTTAATGGGTTTTAGTGTCGTTCTATCTTTTTTGTGtacatttaataaattactATAAAAGTTTTATATCCTTCTGGCCTATGTATATGCCTTGTAACTCGATATAATCGCTCTGGCTTCGTGTAGCACTGCTTAATCACTCTGTAAGGCCTTTCTAGACATAGAAAACTCTTCCCACTAGGTAGTGAATATGGTGTTCTGTAAATTACGCGCGTGTCCTTCTAACCGTGCGAATCTCGCGTAAATCGTGGTCCTCGCAATTCAGCCAATAGTTGTAGGTGAAAAACTACtctcaaataatcaattttaacAGTTATTATCAACTACTTCAGTTTAACAATTATTATAGTATTAAAATGGCTGGTGCAGGTCCAAAAGCTTACATGGGATGGTGGGGTAACATCGGTTCCCCAAAGCAAAAATACGTTACTACTTATACCGTTTCTCCATACGCTACTAAACCTTTGAAGGGTGCTTTATACAACTCTGTTTTCAACGTTTTTAGAAGAGTTAAGAACCAAACCTTATTCGTTGTTATCCCAGCTGTTATTGTCTGGAACGTCTGGGCTCAGGCCAGAGATTACAACGAATACTTGTACACTAAGGCAGGCAGagaagatttagaaaagGCTAACGCTTAATTTCACTTTGCTCTAAAGAGTTTACAAACCGATTGGTTAAAAGGCATTGAAAGTTAACTAGCTTATAAAACGACTAGTTCAAGAGTTATTTACattaagaattttatttataagttaataaatcacGTTTATTTGATTCCTAGCGTAGCAAAGGTCTATTTTTCTATGTATCTATTTGGAACGTTTGTAGACTTTGTTTAAGAAGGATGTTAAGACTTCCTTCTTTAAGCCTCTTGATTCATcgatttgttcaatttgCTTTCTTAACTTAGCTCCGGTATCTTCTTCGTAGTCAAAATAGATCTTCTCGATGTTCAAGtctttaaataattgtttACACCTTTTTTCAGATTCGTCATCTTTCTTACCGTAATTTTCGTCTAACAACTTCCGTTGTTCTTCGTTGGCATGTAATAAAGCTTGGTTAACAACCCACGAGCACTTGTTGTCTTTGATATCAGTACCAATCTTACCGATTTGCTCTGGAGTACCAAAACAATCCAAGAAATCATCTTGAATTTGGAAGTATTCACCTAATGGGATCAATATATCGCGAACTTGTTTTAAGTCTTGCTCACTGTTAATTCCACTCATGAACATCGCTAAGGCGACAGGTAAGTAAAATGAGTAGTAGGCGGTCTTGTAAATAACGATAAATGAATGTTTTGATAATGAGAACTTATCAAGGTCGAcgatttcttcatcagctGTGATCAAATCTATTAATTGGCCTAATTCTGTTTGGAAGGTAACTTCGTGGAACAAATCCAATAAATCGACGTAGTATTTCTCATTACGGAAATGCTTCTTTAACAAAATGTAAAGAGCACCTTCCAACATGAAGGAGTCATTAATCGCAATGTTACCGACGCCTTCGTTTAAGTACCAACAAGGTTGACCTCTTCTTGTTTTAGAATGATCCATCATATCATCGGCAACTAAGAAGTAAGCTTGCAATAATTCGATACACCATCCTAATAAGGCAACCTTAGAATATTCTTCAGAGGACAAATCGTTGGCAGTGGTGTTGTTTAAAATACAATAAGTGTCGATTACTGACAAACCTCTGTTTAACTTACCACCTGGCGTATTATAGTTCAAGTTACCAACAAACCAGTCAATAGCATCTTGTGGCATTTTATACCCAATTAAAATGGCCTTCAACTCTTCGACCAATTGGTcgaattcattaataaaccTTTCCTTAGCTGCAGCCTTGTCCATTATGGTATGATCGTAGATAGCGTACTTGAAAGAAGGccagaagaaaataaacaCTTTATCGTATacgaatttttttttcatcgACACGCGAATAATCGCGGGAACGAGAAAGCAATTTTCTTAAGTTATAATATTAAACGAACAAATgatatatctataaataCATAGTAGCTAAGAGCTTATCTTTTAGAACGCTTGCTCTTTCCTGGTCTGGGTTTTCCTTTCATTTTCTTAGAAGAAAAGCCGCTGATATCGGCAGAAGATTCTGCATCGTTAGTTCTGGAACCTCTCTTCTTACCACCAAAACCATATTTGGAATCTTTGCCTAATCTCTTCGAATTTGGCTTTCTTCTCTTATTGTCACCACCTCTGTCTTCACTAGTTGCTTCGTCTAAGGCAATCTGGAAATCGTCACCATTACTTAATTCATTACTAGCACCCTTTCtctttaatgatttaatcTTATCTAATGtttctttcttctgttTAGCTCTTTCTTGTAATGTAGAGTTCTGAACCTGCTTACcaaacttcttcaaatgtCTTTGTTTCTTGGCATCTTCTGATGCTTTCTTGTTAGCAGCTTCAGTTAATAACTTGCTCTTCAATTTGTCCATATGCTCATCGCTTTTAATCATTTCGGCAAAGTAATCCATTGGTCTGGAGAATGGTACCTTTAATTTAGTTAATGCAGCTCTACCTTGTTTAACAGCATCTAAGCCTTGCTTGTAAAATGCCAATTCTCTTTCAGTATCATCATAAATATCCTTGATTTCGGTTTCAGTTTTTTCAGCACTTGTGATGGATTGATGTTCTTGGAAGGAATGCTTAGACCAAGGTAACTCAATACGTGCTAAAGAATCTTTCAATGCAGCCATGTTATTTATAGTTAATTTGGTGTGTGGAACAATATCCGCATCGTCATCTATGTCAACGTCCGATAAAGGAATatcttcctcttcctcttcctcttcgtcatctttttcatcttcatctgcctcctcttcttcgtcaGATTCTTCATCAGAGTCATCGTCGTTTATATCACTCTCGCTTTCACTTGCAGCTAACTTTTCTAAgtctaattcttcagaGTCAGAGCCTTCTTCAAGTTCTTCTTCGACTTCCTCTTCTACTACTAAAGGTGCACTTTCGTCAGCTTGTaccttcttcaatcttcttTGTTCTTTCTTGGATAAAACTTCACTTTGATAATCATCTTGGTTCTTAgctttcttttccttcttttccttctttggCTTCGATGACTTGATTTGCTCAGGTAATGGCTGGACTTCAACTTCctttatttcttctgcttTTTTGACTACTGgctttgattttgatttgtCTATTGATTCAATCAATTGTTGGTTCTTTAACAGAGACCTTAATTTACCTCCCTTAGCCATATTTAATTAACGTTATCTGTAAGTTTAATATagtgaataattttatgtactagaaaaatttatatattcgCGATGGGGTTGATgcaaaatgaaaaattcaaatatgcTTGTTCATACACGACTGCTTGACTTAGCTAGTATTAGTTtagattttatatatactaaATAGATAAGCAGCTAATTGTTGAACGTATAATCGATATCGTTTAAGAAGGTTTTGCCAGAGCCATATCTCCACCATCTGCTTAAGCAACTGAAAGGCTGGATGTCATGTGGTGTCTCAGGATCATGATTTTCAAGACCTTTAGTCTTACATACACATCTTTTTGATGCAAGTACGTCAATTGAAGTAGGACATGCTAGATACGGTACATGAAAATACCCTATATCTTCGAAGTGGTGTATTCTGTTTTTGTCGGCTAACAAGTTTAGCCCTATAGAATGAACCGGAGCATCGCCCCATCTTTCGTAGAAAAATCCACCCGTtttatccaaatatttgaagtaTGTCTCATAGGCTTCGCTTCTGAAGAAGTCTAAGTttccaatttcaaagttaGACCAAAAATGGCAAAGGTTATATGAGGTATTTGATTCGGGTAACTCGAAGTCGTAGTTCAAGGAAGTTTCATTAGACGTGATGAAGTCTATGGAATTATTAGGATGGATTAAATCTTTGTGGTCCTTCATGAAGTTCTCGACGGTAGGCCACAACGATGGCATTGTGTTTTCGTAGTCGTGAATAGTTAGAACAAACccatatattttattattttctctCAACACCGTAAAGGGGTCATACTGAAAATCACACATGTACTTGACGTCAGGCTCCACCCTGAAATACCATTCATAATCAAGTAATCTCTTTTGTTTATAAAAAAATCCCGAGTTAAAGTGACACATGTTCCTATAGGACCATGATCCACCATAGATAACGCCATCTTCATGCGCCTTCATTAGTTTCTTTTCCATTAAATCCATATCGATAAACGAAGGCGGTTGCCAGTCCTCACTCGGTATCAATTCATAATATGTTTTCCCGCTAGCCATTAATGTAGTTTGTTCTATGAAATCGGTGTCAAAAGGCTCGTCATTTAAAAACACCCATGGATATCTATAATTTCTGTTGAATCTATCTTCTAATGACCTCATTGATTGCAATGCACCTCTCAATTCCCGATTTCGTACCAACATCACCATCGTAGCATTTTCTTGACCTATTTGACTCCGTTCTCTAAATGGAAAATCATTAGGTAAGTATGAATTCGAAGACAATTTATGCGATCCTTTCTTTTGAAGCACGGTTTTAATATTAGGACCTGAAAACCTTGGAAGCCTGTCAATCCAAggaaatgaaatattccACGAAGCCTTAGTAggattgaaaatttcattcaaatcttcattgtGAAACATATATGCATGATTATTACTAGATATATAATGTGTTATAATACTGTAGTAAACTCCCCATAAACAAACTAAAATAGGTATTAGGTAATATCTATTGTGCATTTTAAACTTAGTCCATTAAGCTGTGAAGTTATTCTTATCATATTCGAAAATTTATCTCAAATTCGGTTCGAGCGATGTTCGAAACATTTCACAGCCATAGTGTACATCACGAATTTTATCTTgatacatatatatatatattataggACATACTAgatctttaatttctttgtcATTAAAGCCATTCTTAATATTGGGTTTTATTCATACTGTATTTTTAACGTTTATCGTTCAGtcattttccaaaattatAGTATTATTCGAAATATTTAGTAAAGTAGAAgaaattcttttttatttcataaCTAGATaatcatttatatattatacatatatgCTTTCAAGTATTCTACTGggaaatatattaatctTTTATAACTCTAtattgtttatttatttggataattgcatttatcaaatatgatgagaattaaatttttgcaaCAATATAATTCACTACATATAACAAAGTAGAGTaagataaagaagatgaattcaaataataaccTTGATATAGAAGTGTGTTTGAGACCTTGGGTGACACTTCTTCCTTTTTATAACTTCCATACTAAAGCttatgaagaaaatgaaacaaGTGTTGACTTCGctaaaattatcaaacaattgaaagTATCCTTAACATTCTACCTTGGAAAAGCAATTGATTTACAATTAAATACGAATGTCAATATTAAACCTACAAAGATCAATGGAAAAGCATTCCAAAAGTATTTTAATATGGATTTCCTTcaagaaaaggaaataaGCTCTGAAAAAGGTGCCTGTCTCTTATTGTATACAttggatgaaaataatCAGTTTGACTCGTTTCAAAATAGGATAATAGCTGAAGGATGCTTTAAAGAGATAAGTATAGGTAGCGATATACAAGGAAGATCCTACTACAGACATATGGGAAaagattattcaaatagCATCAAAGGTATACTCTTCAAAGGGTCTCACGCCGATACCAAAGAAGAGGTGTATTTTCTGGTGCCACCGTTTCTCCACCAGCAAAAATCAAGCATGAATTTTAAACTGCTAAAACCTCAAAGTACTGAAACCATCAAAACCAACAAAAATGGCGTATGGAAGGATTGTCTTTTCGTTGACAAGACAAATTCTGTAAGCCAAAAATGCTTGCTAACCGATTCAGTGAATCCTACTTATCTATTCTATCAGTGTCCAGAGGAACAAGTAAAAGAGTTAGAAAATAAACAGTTGAACAGCGTTTGGGATATAATCAACGTCTATAATGATTATATCGAAgacaaagaaattattgacaTTGAATGTCAATTTAGAAACACATGTTTTGAGAAAAAAGACCCCGAAAGACGTAATCCAAGAAAGATATATGAAGATCTGAGTTTGGATGAAGAAGTGGAAAGTGAACAAACGAATAATACGTCCTTTGGTTACTCTAAGATATTCCAACCGAAATTGGCAAATGCATTGTTGGAATTGAATAGATCTATTCCAAtggaaattatttctatgAGAGCTTCAGATTTTGTAACTATTACTCCCTTGCCAGACAATAAACTAATAGGCTCGTGggagaaattgaagatgaagggTAACTTGAAGCAAAGTATTTATACCAATGTTCAAGTGCTGTTGACCCTATCAAATATGTTCGAACACGATAACCGTTTTGCCGGTGAACTCTTAACAGCACTGGATAAACTTATCTTGTTACATGGACCACCCGGTACGGGCAAGTCTTCGTTAGCTAAAGctatatttcaaaaattttcgGTGAAAGCTATCAGTTCAATGAAGGAGCCAATCGACCTACCACCTATACttttattggaattagCACCCGATAGGATATATTCTCGTTATTACGGAGAGTCTCCGAAGAAGCTATCCATGTTGTTTTCAACCATCGAAGCCactttgaagaaagaaatgcATGGtggatttatatttatgataaTTGACGAAATTGAATCTCTTGCCACCGAACGGTCCATGCTTTTAGCCAATAACGAAACAACAGACGGTGTACGCATGGTCAATATTCTACTCACCCATTTGGATAAATTAAGACACTACAAGAATTTCTTCATGATAGGAACATCTAATCTCATAGAATCAGTGGACAGATCATTCAAGGACCGAGCAAATGCATTATACGAACTCCCTTTGCCTAACGAAGAAACTATCTACAGCATACTTGAACAACAGATCATTCATTTCCTAGATCTAGGTGTTCTCTATCAAAACAGTGGACccaattcaatatcatgTACAACGCCCACTTTGTCCGGCTCATTGCTATCCCAGTATTCCTCCAGGTTGTTGTGCCAAATTGCAGCCTATTGCTCAGTAAGTATACCATTTTGCATCCATGAGAAGTGCACAAAATTAACCAATGATCATTTCTAGAATAAGCAAATTACCGGCCGGTATGTTAGTCGCCTACCAATGACCACTCTAACACAAATGTTGCGGCAAACGTATGCCAACGGCCATTCCCACAAGTCTCGCTTGGCAATAGAAGAATTCCTAGTGGAGATGGCTAACGTTATAACGGGTGAAGATGTATAGAACTGGTATACGCCTAGTGGTTGAAAAAATCACGTGAAGAATAATTTACCCAATGAAAAAGCTGGAAATCCAATTACCAAAACAGCACAAAAATAAATGGCTACAACAAAAAATTCAGTAAGAACgttataatattatatttagGATAATAGATTGAGTACAACGTCCAATATCCAATTCATTGCTAGGATGATTCATAACTTAAAGACACAACAGCGTTCTTTAAGACGTGGGTTGGCTACTATTGCAGATGCAACCAATCCAAATAGAGTTCATGGTGGATTAAAAGATCAAGATCgtattttccaaaatgTTTACAATAAGTACGGACATGACTTAAAGTCAGCCCAGAAGATGGGTGACTGGTATAAGACCAAAGAAATCATCTTGAAAGGGGACAAGTGGATTATTGAcgaaatgaaaaaatcagGTTTAAGAGGTAGAGGAGGTGCTGGATTCCCTTCTGGTCTTAAATGGTCGTTCATGAACCCTCCAGGATGGGAAAAGAATCCAGGCCCAAGATACTTGGTTGTCAATGCAGATGAAGGTGAACCAGGTACTTGTAAAGATagagaaattattagaaagGATCCACACAAGTTAGTTGAAGGGTGTTTATTAGCCGGACGTGCTATGAATGCCACTGCCGCttatatctatattagAGGTGAATTTTATAATGAAGCTGTTATTTTACAACAAGCTATCAACGAAGCATATAAAGAAGGATTAATCGGTAAAAACGCATGTGGTTCCGGCTACGACTTCGATGTGTACATTCACCGTGGTATGGGTGCTTATATTTGTGGTGAAGAAACCGCATTGATTGAATCTCTTGAAGGTAAGGCCGGTAAGCCAAGATTGAAGCCGCCATTCCCAGCAGGTGTCGGTTTATTCGGTAGACCATCAACTGTTACCAATGTTGAAACCGTTGCTGTTGCCCCAACCATTTTAAGAAGAGGTGGTGACTGGTTTGCTTCTTTTGGTCGTAAGAACAACACCGGTACCAAATTATTCTGTATATCCGGTCATGTCAATGAACCATGTACcgttgaagaagaaatgtCCATTCCATTAAAGGAGTTATTAGAAAAGCACTGTGGTGGTGTCAAAGGTGGCTGGGACAACTTATTAGGTGTTATTCCAGGTGGTTGTTCTGTTCCAGTTATGCCAAAATCTGTTTGTGATGATATTGCTATGGATTATGATGCATTAAGAGATGTTGGTTCTGGTTTAGGTACCGCCGCTGTTATTGTTATGAACAAAGAAACCGATATGATCAGAGCCATTCAAAGATTCGCTGCTTTCTATAAGCACGAATCCTGTGGTCAATGTACTCCATGTCGTGAAGGTACCACTTGGTTACAGAAGATGATGGACAGATTTGTCAAGGGTCAAGCCACtgaaaaggaaattgaCATGATTTTCGAATTAACTAAGGAAATTGAAGGTCACACTATTTGCGCCTTAGGTGATGCCGCTGCATGGCCAATCCAGGGTTTGATCAAGTCTTTCAGACCTCTCATGGTTGACAGAATCAAACAATACGAACAAGAAAGCCAGTGCTCAGTCAGCTACGGTGGATGGGTTAAAGGTGGTAAAGTCAAAGAAGGTAAAGTCATTGACAATCCATTGCCATCCGCTCATCACTAGACTAAAAAGGTACTAAGAaagattttttttaattattcATGAGCCGTATAGTCTAAAATGTCATGAGGTTCACtgcattttttttattataaatatatacataattCCAACTACTACTATTATTATCCTTATATTATCCTTAACTGTtatatatcatttattaCTTATTCTCCAGTATTTATAAGTTTATATTCctaattcaatattgatatagAATTGTCCTGTAGTGCCTGAGATGAGTCGCGGATCGGCGAGTCGGAGTTTGTGTCTacataaaattttcatcgGAGTTGTTTTTAGATTAAAGAATCTGATCAATACATAAGACAGCATTGGCTGATTGAAAAAGGTTGACTTTTGGATCGTCTCGAgatattttgtatattatcAGTCTTTGTCCAGTAAAGTATATCTAAAATGAAATTAGGccaattaataatattatcgTCTATATTGTTAGGGACTACCGTGTCCTTAGATAATGGAGGAAGTCAGGGAAGTGCCGCAGGGTTGGAGAAGAGTAGTGGTCTTGAAATATCTAATCTTGACATGAAAAGTGGGAAGGGAGCAGCAAATATTGGAGTGAAGgagattgaagaaaatgataataacCCTACACCAATAGATGCTAAGAGGCCGTTAGATCCGCCAGTTGGGGATGAACAAGAGGGAACTGGAGAAGAGAATCCATCGtacaattcatttttgatGTCCATTTCGATGATTATAGTCTCTGAAATCGGTGACAAAACGTTTTTAATTGCTGCTT encodes:
- a CDS encoding 60S ribosomal protein L17 (highly similar to uniprot|P46990 Saccharomyces cerevisiae YJL177W RPL17B Protein component of the large (60S) ribosomal subunit nearly identical to Rpl17Ap and has similarity to E. coli L22 and rat L17 ribosomal proteins) produces the protein MVRYAATSANPAKSASARGSYLRVSYKNTRETAQAISGWKLERAQKYLDQVLDHQRAIPFRRFNSSIGRTGQGKEFGVTKARWPAKSVNFIKDLLRNGQANAESKGLDASKLKVSHIQVNQAPKQRRRTYRAHGRINAYQSSPCHIELILTEENEAVEKADDSKKVRLNVRQRGRLATQKRVTAA
- a CDS encoding DEHA2F08250p (similar to uniprot|P08525 Saccharomyces cerevisiae YJL166W QCR8 Ubiquinol cytochrome-c reductase subunit 8 (11 kDa protein)); translation: MAGAGPKAYMGWWGNIGSPKQKYVTTYTVSPYATKPLKGALYNSVFNVFRRVKNQTLFVVIPAVIVWNVWAQARDYNEYLYTKAGREDLEKANA
- a CDS encoding DEHA2F08272p (highly similar to uniprot|P08524 Saccharomyces cerevisiae YJL167W ERG20 Farnesyl pyrophosphate synthetase has both dimethylallyltranstransferase and geranyltranstransferase activities) — protein: MDKAAAKERFINEFDQLVEELKAILIGYKMPQDAIDWFVGNLNYNTPGGKLNRGLSVIDTYCILNNTTANDLSSEEYSKVALLGWCIELLQAYFLVADDMMDHSKTRRGQPCWYLNEGVGNIAINDSFMLEGALYILLKKHFRNEKYYVDLLDLFHEVTFQTELGQLIDLITADEEIVDLDKFSLSKHSFIVIYKTAYYSFYLPVALAMFMSGINSEQDLKQVRDILIPLGEYFQIQDDFLDCFGTPEQIGKIGTDIKDNKCSWVVNQALLHANEEQRKLLDENYGKKDDESEKRCKQLFKDLNIEKIYFDYEEDTGAKLRKQIEQIDESRGLKKEVLTSFLNKVYKRSK
- a CDS encoding DEHA2F08294p (similar to uniprot|P36049 Saccharomyces cerevisiae YKL172W EBP2 Essential protein required for the maturation of 25S rRNA and 60S ribosomal subunit assembly localizes to the nucleolus), translated to MAKGGKLRSSLKNQQLIESIDKSKSKPVVKKAEEIKEVEVQPLPEQIKSSKPKKEKKEKKAKNQDDYQSEVLSKKEQRRLKKVQADESAPLVVEEEVEEELEEGSDSEELDLEKLAASESESDINDDDSDEESDEEEEADEDEKDDEEEEEEEDIPLSDVDIDDDADIVPHTKLTINNMAALKDSLARIELPWSKHSFQEHQSITSAEKTETEIKDIYDDTERELAFYKQGLDAVKQGRAALTKLKVPFSRPMDYFAEMIKSDEHMDKLKSKLLTEAANKKASEDAKKQRHLKKFGKQVQNSTLQERAKQKKETLDKIKSLKRKGASNELSNGDDFQIALDEATSEDRGGDNKRRKPNSKRLGKDSKYGFGGKKRGSRTNDAESSADISGFSSKKMKGKPRPGKSKRSKR
- a CDS encoding DEHA2F08316p (similar to uniprot|P33550 Saccharomyces cerevisiae YKR061W KTR2 Mannosyltransferase involved in N-linked protein glycosylation), with the translated sequence MHNRYYLIPILVCLWGVYYSIITHYISSNNHAYMFHNEDLNEIFNPTKASWNISFPWIDRLPRFSGPNIKTVLQKKGSHKLSSNSYLPNDFPFRERSQIGQENATMVMLVRNRELRGALQSMRSLEDRFNRNYRYPWVFLNDEPFDTDFIEQTTLMASGKTYYELIPSEDWQPPSFIDMDLMEKKLMKAHEDGVIYGGSWSYRNMCHFNSGFFYKQKRLLDYEWYFRVEPDVKYMCDFQYDPFTVLRENNKIYGFVLTIHDYENTMPSLWPTVENFMKDHKDLIHPNNSIDFITSNETSLNYDFELPESNTSYNLCHFWSNFEIGNLDFFRSEAYETYFKYLDKTGGFFYERWGDAPVHSIGLNLLADKNRIHHFEDIGYFHVPYLACPTSIDVLASKRCVCKTKGLENHDPETPHDIQPFSCLSRWWRYGSGKTFLNDIDYTFNN